Proteins from a single region of Mytilus trossulus isolate FHL-02 chromosome 2, PNRI_Mtr1.1.1.hap1, whole genome shotgun sequence:
- the LOC134706785 gene encoding methionine-R-sulfoxide reductase B2, mitochondrial-like codes for MAFTGVLRSVCRVAPIVSRRMVNLQTSSKLWNVSSQCMRVLSTQIDPEDPRTVPNTEWEKRLTPEQYATTREKFTEPPFSGIYVNNYEEGTYNCLCCGNELFSSETKYDSGTGWPSFTAPIGGEDKENTNILELTDTSHGMMRTEVICKKCDSHLGHVFPDGPEPTEQRFCINSRSLLFKPKKQEKK; via the exons atggcTTTCACAGGTGTACTCCGTTCTGTTTGTCGAGTTGCGCCAATAGTATCAAGACGGATGGTCAACCTACAAACATCGAGCAAACTATGGAATGTCTCCTCACAATGCATGCGAG TTTTGTCAACACAGATTGACCCAGAAGATCCTCGAACAGTTCCAAACACTGAGTGGGAGAAACGTTTAACTCCAGAACAGTATGCTACAACAAGGGAGAAGTTTACAGAACCA CCATTTAGTGGGatctatgtaaataattatgaAGAAGGAACATACAACTGTCTGTGTTGTGGAAATGAATTATTCag ttctgaaacaaaatatgattcAGGAACCGGCTGGCCATCCTTTACAGCACCAATTGGAGGAGAAGATaaagaaaacacaaatattCTAGAACTTACTGACACTAGTCATGGCATGATGAGAACTGAAGTCATTTGTAAAAAG tgTGATTCACATCTAGGTCATGTCTTCCCAGATGGTCCAGAACCAACGGAACAGAGGTTTTGTATAAACAGCAGGTCATTGttgtttaagccaaaaaaacaagaaaaaaagtgA